From the genome of Symphalangus syndactylus isolate Jambi chromosome 13, NHGRI_mSymSyn1-v2.1_pri, whole genome shotgun sequence:
CAAAGACACAGCGGGAAGAAAAGAGGGGATGCGTTACACATACTGAGATACCTTTGCAGGCaaattaataaaatgcaaatgcaaCAGCATCTGGTCAGAGGGACTCCTTGTATCTTTAAGTTTCAGCAGCTTCAAGGCCCCCTCATCCCACAACATCCTCTGAAACTGTCTCTCATCACTCTCTTCCTGTACATTCTCCTGCCACGCTGGCTTCCTTGTCCACCTTGAACATGTGAAAGAAGCACATTCTGTCAAGTCATTCATTGGTCCTTCCTTCCCCTGGCACAGACTCTGGCAAAGAACATGGTGACTCTCACCCTGTCTTCATTCTGCTCTCTGTTCAATTTTTACCGTGTCTGCTGATCTTGTCTGTACACCTACTAAAAGTaacacattttttcctttttattcgtAGGACTCCTCACCATCTGACATAGTGTATACGTATTTGTTCCCGTTATTCAATTGTAGGGACTTTGTTTTATAGCACCATTGACTCATTGTCTACACAGTACCTGGAACCTCAGAACACTCACTTTGCAGTCCACAAATGCATGAATGGTTTTTCTCATTAATGATACTGTAGAATACATGCCTTCAGGGaaaggctgagagagagagagagagcgtggCATAGGAATTCCTAATCAGAGAAGGCAAGGAGATCTTCTAACAGGGAACCAGATTTCCacactaaacatagaaaacaaCTTCTTATAGAATGGagattactagaggctgggaaaatTGGTATGGAGGCTTGAGGTGATGTCAGTCAAGGGATACAAGGTTATAATTAGATGGAATAacttcaaaatatgtattttacagcatggtgaatatagttaatgaTGATATATTGAATTATTGGAAAATGCCAAGAAAATGGATGTTAAGTGTTCTCGACACAAGAATGATGACTATATGAGGTAATACTAATGTTAATTGGCTAATTAACATTAGTTTAGCCAATCCACAATGTAAATATACTTCAACATATGATGTTATACATGATAAATGCATACCATTTTATCTGTcaccatagaaataaataatttttaaaagaaaaataagttcttGACTCTGGAATATAAATGAGAGAATTTCTGGTACGTTTGTAATGCATCATTACATTgtcatattctctctctttttggtaGTCACATTGAAAATTTGCAAccaaggctgggtgcaatggcttatgcctgtaaggccagcactttgggagactgaggtgggaggatcgcatgagcccaggagtttcagaccaacaTTGGCCACAGAGTGAAAGACCGtctctatgttaaaaaaaaaaaaaaaaaagatggaaccagaGAATGACACAGGGATTTCAGAATTCCTTCTCCTGGGACTATCAGAGGAACCAGAATTGCAGCCCTTCCTCTTTgggctgttcctgtccatgtaCCTGGTCACCGTGCTtgggaacctgctcatcatcctggccacAATCTcagactcccacctccacacccccatgtacttcttcctctccaaactGTCCTTTGCAGACATCTGTTTCGTCTCCACTACAGTCCCAAAGATGCTCGTAAACATCCAGACACAGAGCAGAGTCATCATCTATGCAGGCTGCATCACCCAGATGTGCTTTTTCGTACTTTTTGGAGGGTTAGACAGCTTACTCCTGgctgtgatggcctatgaccggtttgtgGCCATCTGTCATCCTCTGCACTACACAGTCATCATGAACCCTCGGCTGTGTGGACTCCTGATTCTGGCATCCTGGATGATTACCGCCCTGAATTCCTTGTCACAAAGCTTAATGGTGTTGTGGTTGTCCTTCTGCACAGACTTGAATTCCCTCACTTTCTCTGTGAATTTAGTCGGGTCACCCACCTTGCCTGTTCTGACACCTTTCTTAATGACATGGGGGTGTATTTGGCAGCAGGCCTGCTCGGTGGTGCTCCACCCGCGGGGATCCTTTACCCTTACTCTCAGATCGTTTCCTCCATACGTGCAATCTCATCAGCTCAGGGGAAGTACAAGGCATTTTCCACCTGTGCCTCTCACCTCTCAGTTGTCTCCTTATTTTATGGTACGAGCCTAGGTGTGTACCTTAGTTCTGCTGCAACCCACAACTCACACTCAAGTGCTGTTGCCTCGGTGATGTACACTGTGGTCACCCCCATGCCGAACCCCTTCATCTACAATCTGAGGAATAAAGACATAAAGGGGGCTCTGACACAATTCTTCAGAGGGAAACAATAAAAGAGCTGTTTTCAAGAAGGGCATGTGATGCCAGAGCTCTAAGCCCCTGACGCAGAAACTGGTTTATTAGTCAGATGGTGGAAATAGAAATGATTCCTTCTATTAATTTCATGGATGTTCAAATTCTGTGATCTTACCTGCTTtgtaaaatatatgcattttcttTAAGAAGCTTTCAGCTCTCAGATGGTCAActgttttctcctttgtgattttcctaCTTTCCCAAAGTTATTCCCAGACTAAGGTCAGAAACAAGGTAGAGATTCCTGTTGGTCTCATGCAGTGGTGAGTTGCGTTCACACAAGGAACCAAGAATGGCAACtatacaaattattaatataattttattgtggATGAATAGCTGAGACCCCAGTTTTCTACGTTTGTgtctgtcatttctttttctatcaCTGCCTTAACTGCTCCTCCTCACAATGTAAAACTAATGTActagggggctgggcgcggtggcttacgcctgtaatcccagcactttgggaggctgaggcaagcagatcatgaggtcagaagatcgagaccatcctggccaacatggtgaaacccgtctctactcaaaatacaaaaattagctgggcatagtggtgggcacctgtaatcccagctactcgggggcctgaggcaggagaatggcttgaatccgggaggcagaggatgcagtgagccaacatcgcgccactgcactccagcctggtgacagagcaaaattctgtctcaaaacaaacaaacaaaaaacactttaatATACTAGTGTGTTTTTAGCCAGTGGTGGCATTTTATCCTCTCCATTAAGATCCTGTTCTCCCGTTATCTCCACGTCCAAATGCCTACTGTATTtctgattaaaaacaaagaagactctgtaatcccagcactttgggaggctgagatgggcagatcatgaggtcaagagatcaagaccatcctgggcaacatggtgaaactccatctctactaaaaatacaaaaattacctgggcgtggtggtgtgtgcctgtagtcccagctactcaggaggctgaggcaggagaattgcttgaacctgggagcagaggttgcagtgagccaagattgtgccattgcactccagcctggcaacagagcaagactctgaagaaaaaaaaaaaaaccaagaagacAAAAATTGCTTATGAAATCCATGTTCCAAGTGTAGTCTAAACAGACAAATTAGCAAATGTCAACTGACTCCATCTGGACTTAGACTCAGAGGTTGTCTTAACTATGAGAGAGTAAAATTTTTGATCATGCATGGACTTACTCTGGAACATTTGGAGTGTGGAATCTTGATGTCCATGTGTAATGAAGTTTGTTCATCTGAGTGAACGATTTGATGTCATGGTCTATATAATTTTACTGTATCATCTTCATTCTACCTAAAATTTTCCTGTGCTACCTGCAAATACGACTCTTTCCATTGTACTAAGAAATATCTTTCCCTTTAAAAAACTGCAACATAgtttgggcgcagtggcttacacctgtaatcccagcactttgggaggccaaggtggttggatcacaaggtcaggagttccagaccagcctggccaatatggtgaaatcccgtccttactaaaaatacaaaaattagctgggtgtggtggcatgcacctgtagtcccagctgcttgggaggctgaggcagtagaattgcttaaacccaggaggcgctggttgcagtgagctgagatcctgccactgcactccagcctgggcaacagagctagactccaatacaaaaaaaaaaaaaaaagcatcataaACATTAAAGTGCAGATAAGTGAACAATATGTGTGTTTAATTTATCAGCCATTGCCTTATCTCTTTTATACTATAAACTCTCTACAACCCTCATGATCAAAGGAAGACTCACACAAGAGCTTGAATTTCTGCCCAATATTGCTCCTGGAAATACAGACTTGTGTGAATCAAGGTCACAACTCATTTCTCGAAAAACTTGTATGTCCTTTTGAACAgaagttttcaaaagaaaacatacatgcagccaacaatcatatgaaaaaaaaattaacatcactaattagagaaatgtaaatgaaacccacaatgagattatcctctcacaccagtcaaaatggccataattaaaaagtcaaaaaataacagatgctggcaaggttgtggagaaaa
Proteins encoded in this window:
- the LOC129459183 gene encoding LOW QUALITY PROTEIN: olfactory receptor 7A17-like (The sequence of the model RefSeq protein was modified relative to this genomic sequence to represent the inferred CDS: inserted 1 base in 1 codon), with the protein product MEPENDTGISEFLLLGLSEEPELQPFLFGLFLSMYLVTVLGNLLIILATISDSHLHTPMYFFLSKLSFADICFVSTTVPKMLVNIQTQSRVIIYAGCITQMCFFVLFGGLDSLLLAVMAYDRFVAICHPLHYTVIMNPRLCGLLILASWMITALNSLSQSLMVLWLSFCTDXEFPHFLCEFSRVTHLACSDTFLNDMGVYLAAGLLGGAPPAGILYPYSQIVSSIRAISSAQGKYKAFSTCASHLSVVSLFYGTSLGVYLSSAATHNSHSSAVASVMYTVVTPMPNPFIYNLRNKDIKGALTQFFRGKQ